GGGCCATTTTGAAACGGTAAAAAAATTATGTGACCCGGAAGTGATTTTGTTTTGTTGCTGAGACGATGACGTGTCTGTTTTGTGGTACGTTACAGTCGAAACCGTATTTATGTAATATCTTTGGTTTAAGAGTTAACCTAACCTCACATCAgctgtaaaaaacaacaacaacaacaacaactatgttgttgtagtactAATTGTACCAAGTAAAAACGCTCATGACAACAACGTAAAACTGTGAAGCTAATTGTGTCTAGCTAACCTTTACGAATTAGCTAGACCTTGGTCACTGCTGGCTGTACAtgccaaaatatattttgtgttgTTAAACTAGCTATAGATCCACTATCGTATGTTTGCAAGCCGTATGATATGTTTCACTAGCCTGCTGAGGAGAGGACTCTGTGTGAAACCATTCTGGAACCATCGTTACCAAAACGCTTCGGTGGTATTACTGAATGAGGTTGTATTGTGAGTATGCATAACGATTCACTTTATTTTGTATGAACTATAGACAATCAAATACTTGTGgcgtgtgaaatggctagctaacgttagctagatggtTTTACAACACACGTCCCATCTATTCTGGGGATGCTAACGTTATTATGGTGCTCTTTCTCTATCTTGAAGCATGACTGCACTGTCAGACTTGGAGCCTGCTAAAAAGAGACTGCGGGTTGAATTTGGCCTCCAAGCACCTGTCGGCTCAAGGAGCCCTCTTTCATTGGCTATTAAAGGTAACACTCCCTGAGCAGGGAATATTAAATGATCCTCTGTGTAATCTGATTGTGGATTTTTCTTCAGTTCAATTTTTTTGAGTTGTTTGATTTTCTGATGTGTTTTTGCGGTAGGCCTATCTATAGGCTACACTCACTTTGACTTACCAGTCAATTTAATTATGATCCAAGTTGATTCTCATTCTGTTGTCTTTTGTGTCCTCTCCATTAGCAAGTTCCAAAGAGGCAAGTCTACACGCAATGGAGGGGCAGCAGCATAGTGCCAAAGCAACATCTCTTAGTCAGAAAAACAATCCCAAGTCCCAACAGAATAACCCTGATAAGTGGCTGTTGGAACTTCCCCAAAGCACCACAAGCCCAGCTTATGACATGTGTGAAGCTGCTGAACAACAAATAGAGGATGTAGAGATGGTGAGTCCAGACAGCTCCGAGTCTGGCTGCAGTCACAAGATCCAGTTTATGGAGACAGAGACCGAGGCCCAGACCCACAGTTCAGACTCTGAGGAACCTGTTGTCTCTAGTATTATAGACGTGGAGGATGAAGAGACAGTGCCCTTAACACCATGTGACAGCTTAAAGGATCATAAACCCGTTTTGCAAATCACCACAGATCACAGGCCTGTCTCAGAAGTCTCCACAGATCACATTCCCGTCTCGCAAATCACCACAGATCACATGCCGGTCTCTGAAGTTCCCAAGGATCACAAGCCGGTCTCGGAAGTGCTCAAGGATCACAAGCCGGTCTCGGAAGTGCCCAAGGATCACAAGCCGGTCTCGGAAGTGCCCAAGGATCACAAGCCGGTCTCGGAAGTGCCCAAGGATCACAAGCGGATCTCGGAAGTGCCCAAGGATCACAAGCCGGTCTCGGAAGTGCCCAAGGATCACAAGCCGGTCTCGGAAGTGCCCACGGATCACAAGCCGGTCTCGGAAGTGCCCAAGGATCACAGGCCGGTCTCGGAAGTGCCCAAGGATCACAAGCCGGTCTCGGAAGTGCCCAAGGATCACAGGCCTGTCTCAGAAGTCTCCACAGATCACATTCCCGTCTCGCAAATCACCACAGATCACAAGCCGGTCTCGGAAGTGCCCAAGGATCACAAGCCGGTCTCGGAAGTGCCCAAGGATCACAAGCCGGTCTCGGAAGTGCCCAAGGATCACAAGCCGGTCTCGGAAGTGCCCAAGGATCACAAGCCGGTCTCGGAAGTGCCCAAGGATCACAAGCCGGTCTCGGAAGTGCCCAAGGATCACAAGCCGGTCTCGAAAGTGCCCAAGGATCACAAGCCGGTCTCGGAAGTGCCCAAGGATCACAAGCCGGTCTCGGAAGTGCCCAAGGATCACAAGCCGGTCTCGGAAGTGCCCAAGGATCACAAGCCGGTCTCGGAAGTGCCCAAGGATCACAAGCCGGTCTCGGAAATGCCCACGGATCACAAGCCGGTCTCGAACGTGCCCACAGATCCTAAAGGGAACAGTGATGAGCAAATGGAGGAGACCGTGAGCCAGATCAACAGGGATCTGGACAAGCAGCAGGACACAGAAAGATCCTCCTCCAAGGGCCAAGGAAAAATAACAGACTTCTTCGCCCCATCCACAAGGTACAGTATTGAATACCTGGTGCTGTGGAAGTAACCCATTTAAATACAGAATTCTGGGTTCACGCGTTTTACATTCAAATATGCAAGAGAGCAAAATTACGTCACGTCTTAGATTCACGGACATAGTACAAAGTCATATCTCAAGATTATATAGTCTAAGCATCCTCAATTACATGTCGGGTATAGGCTTCATTACAAATGTTGGTTGATAGGACAGTGGGGGTCCCAGGAGGTGAGGGCAGTGGGGGTCCCAGCAGGTGAGGACAGTGGGGGTCCCAGCAGGTGAGGACAGTGGGGGTCCCAGCAGGTGAGGACAGTGGGGGTCCCAGCAGGTGAGGACAGTGGCGGTACCAGCAGGTGAGGACAGTGGCGGTACCAGCAGGTGAGGATAGTTTTTGAGTGCTGAGAATTCTGTGTCCTgggtcgttccacctcaaaaagtaCAAGAGGATTTTAACACCCActgtctcagattgttctggaaTCATTTGTTGTTAGAAACAGATCAGACTAGCATTCCTGCAACAGTGTatccaaattggccattttttttgtgtgtatttattaggatcctcatcaacaactcttcctgaggtccacaGGAAACATGACATAAGACATAGTACAAAACATTATTAGTCAAGGACTGAAATGTATTTAAAacatcacacacagcctacatgtcagtacacacagcctacatgtcagtacatacacactacatgtcagtacatacacactacatgtcagtacatacacacagcctacatgtcagtacatacacacagcctacatgtcagtacatacacacagcctacatgtcagtacatacacacagcctacatgtcagtacatacacacctacatgtcagtacatacacacagcctacatgtcagtacatacacacagcctacatgtcagtacatacacacagcctacatgtcagtacatacacacagcctacatgtcagtacatacacacagcctacatgtcagtacatacacactacatgtcagtacatacacactacatgtcagtacatacacactacatgtcagtacatacacacaatacctaGGTCTAATACAACATTTGTATTGATATGATTCATTTGCATTTATAATCtctgacctagacaaccaggtgaggggagttccttactaatcactgacctagacaaccaggtgaggggagttcctaactaactCATCactgacctagacaaccaggtacaAGTGAACAGTAAAAACCAGCAGTCACTagaccagggttccccaactagcGGCCTGCGAGGTGAATCTGGTCTGCGAATAGTTTATAGGTGCTATATTTACATTCAATAAATATAATACctaacatccgatttggaccaaacGTTTTTCTAACAATGAGCTAGACATGAGGAATCCACGCAAATATACGCTTCACTTCAGACTTAATGTTAGTTAGGCCTATGTGTAAGTAATTAAGTAGGTTACTCCTGTTATGGTTGTAAGCAAAGATTTGTAAGGATATGAGTCGACTTGGCGTCCGGCTCAGTATGCTCGTTTCTCTTGGTTGACCTTTTTGACATTTTTGGACAAGTATTTTTCACCAATAAAGTTGTTTCAGGGGCAAGCTGTGAAGCTTCTTTATGGGTTTTTTCACTATTAGGCTACTGACCCATTTAGAACACCTAGCCGAATTTGAATGTTATTCATACTATTTTAATTTGTGGATAGTTTTTATCGTGACAGTTATTTGTGTTCCTGTTACTGTCAGAGAAACATGCTCTTCTCCGGGGTGGCTGTTGTGACTCACCAAGTGGTGGAGAAAATATGGCAACAGAAGAATCAATGtcttcctgtcagtacagagatcAAGTCAATGtcttcctgtcagtacagagatcAAGTCAATGtcttcctgtcagtacagagatcAAGTCAATGtcttcctgtcagtacagagatcAAGTCAATGtcttcctgtcagtacagagatcAAGTCAATGtcttcctgtcagtacagagatcAAGTCAATGtcttcctgtcagtacagagatcAAGTCAATGtcttcctgtcagtacagagatcAAGTCAATGTCTTCCTGTCAGTGCAGAGATCAAGTCAATGTCTTCCTGTCAGTGCAGAGATCAAGTCAATGtcttcctgtcagtacagagatcAAGTCAATGtcttcctgtcagtacagagatcAAGTCAATGtcttcctgtcagtacagagatcAAGTCAATGtcttcctgtcagtacagagatcAAGTCAATGtcttcctgtcagtacagagatcAAGTCAATGtcttcctgtcagtacagagatcAAGTCAATGtcttcctgtcagtacagagatcAAGTCAATGtcttcctgtcagtacagagatcAAGTCAATGtcttcctgtcagtacagagatcAAGTCAATGtcttcctgtcagtacagagatcAAGTCAATGTCTTCCTGTCAGTGCAGAGATCAAGTCAATGTCTTCCTCTCAGTGCAGAGATCAAGTCAATGTCTTCCTCTCAGTACAGAGATCAAGTCAATGTCAAAAGGCAGTCTATTGTGATGTAGGCAGTAGTTTTTAGCTAGATTGTTCTGATGTCTTCTTACGGTGTTTATTATAAACTGTGTTGCTCGTGCATCCTGTTGTTGATCTATTGcatttattttttcttcttcagtGTCGTGTTAAAGTTGTTTCTCCTTTTTTCAACGTGACAGTGCCCAAGCTCCTTCGGAGAAACAACGCAGAGACGGAGAGGACGTCCCACGTGAGAAACATCGCAGAGACGGAGAGGATGTCCCACGTGAGAAACATTGCAGAGACGGAGAGGACGGCCCTCCACCGTCGCCACCGTACGATTCCAAGTGGCTAGGAAGCCCCATCAGTGATCTGAGGAGAATGCCACAGTGTGGTCGACCACTCCCACCACTGAAGAATATTCCTGACCATCACACTGTCATgatcagggtgagagagagggtgcagCTCCTTGGAAAACTAACTGAATGCTTTAGTCCAAACCAGTGGTGTCAAACCTCTTTAGTCCAAGCCAGTGGGGTCAAACCCCTTTAGTCTAAGCCAGTGGGGTCAAACCCCTTTAGTCTAAGCCAGTGGGGTCAAACCCCTTTAGTCTAAGCCAGTGGGGTCAAACCCCTTTAGTCTAAGCCAGTGGGGTCAAACCCCTTTAGTCTAAGCCAGTGGGGTCAAACCCCTTTAGTCTAAGCCAGTGGGGTCAAACCCCTTTAGTCTAAGCCAGTGGGGTCAAACCCCTTTAGTCTAAGCCAGTGGGGTCAAACCCCTT
This region of Oncorhynchus tshawytscha isolate Ot180627B linkage group LG25, Otsh_v2.0, whole genome shotgun sequence genomic DNA includes:
- the parga gene encoding LOW QUALITY PROTEIN: poly(ADP-ribose) glycohydrolase (The sequence of the model RefSeq protein was modified relative to this genomic sequence to represent the inferred CDS: substituted 2 bases at 2 genomic stop codons) produces the protein MTALSDLEPAKKRLRVEFGLQAPVGSRSPLSLAIKASSKEASLHAMEGQQHSAKATSLSQKNNPKSQQNNPDKWLLELPQSTTSPAYDMCEAAEQQIEDVEMVSPDSSESGCSHKIQFMETETEAQTHSSDSEEPVVSSIIDVEDEETVPLTPCDSLKDHKPVLQITTDHRPVSEVSTDHIPVSQITTDHMPVSEVPKDHKPVSEVLKDHKPVSEVPKDHKPVSEVPKDHKPVSEVPKDHKRISEVPKDHKPVSEVPKDHKPVSEVPTDHKPVSEVPKDHRPVSEVPKDHKPVSEVPKDHRPVSEVSTDHIPVSQITTDHKPVSEVPKDHKPVSEVPKDHKPVSEVPKDHKPVSEVPKDHKPVSEVPKDHKPVSEVPKDHKPVSKVPKDHKPVSEVPKDHKPVSEVPKDHKPVSEVPKDHKPVSEVPKDHKPVSEMPTDHKPVSNVPTDPKGNSDEQMEETVSQINRDLDKQQDTERSSSKGQGKITDFFAPSTSAQAPSEKQRRDGEDVPREKHRRDGEDVPREKHCRDGEDGPPPSPPYDSKWLGSPISDLRRMPQCGRPLPPLKNIPDHHTVMIRTDLLQTGKVPVPYPNKFRDTWDEVHVKMPCSKSSLFPVGNQELQERWELIQKALNREFCSSHDVKNAILKYNVAHAKRWDFTVLHLFCNKDLEPDVVHHLFRSLLPEMVQLALSVSELCNKPIPLLKEGVNHSITLSQMQVASYXLCLLLTDLCLLXLQEVRISSTCPDINFYRLFEGSSPKKREKLKTLLCYFRSVIEQKPTGLVTYTRKCLDRPPNWKNSQNQLTKLHITCVGTIEDDGHGMLQVDFANRFVGGGVTGSGLVQEEIRFLINPELIVSRLFTEALLQNECLIVTGTEQYSTYTGYADSYLWDGKHQDKTPRDTWQRRCTEIVAMDALKFRNFLEQFHPEKMNRELNKAYCGFSRPGERSQDLSAVATGNWGCGVFGGDARFKALLQILAASEAGRDVAYFTFGDSALMKDVYDMHYFLTQRHVSVGALYSLLGQYYSSMCQSCFTRRPDISLYSFIYQEASSVSP